A stretch of the Etheostoma spectabile isolate EspeVRDwgs_2016 unplaced genomic scaffold, UIUC_Espe_1.0 scaffold00018427, whole genome shotgun sequence genome encodes the following:
- the LOC116680395 gene encoding CD276 antigen isoform X10, translated as MNHLVDLLCLCLLCLTGKTLCDKNEPPVNVEEDSDVVLPCSLSTKEDIEFKLFVWRKVPQKYEGQKEVFMYVEGIHYNNGLGGQTEEFKGRVSHFQDELKHGNASITIRNTKMADSGVYSCYFPRLQTPQIFYIKLDVVGRVLKDRSGENIPGAAPKPFVAILDQTKDRSLLQCDVHGDPEPEVEWRDSAGNKLPAETQVEPIRNLFYVTLRTTVTQTDRYRCVATQKTISHQVSNEISVITWLSPGWIILIVVAVVVAVVAVVNVVVVIAVAVFVKMGYITLYRIKGPSLGWIILIVVLTPVAGVLALMMLVYKGYIILDQKKKFIKVKEGRDVTLPCSLSTKEDLTSKRFIWRKRPEERGEWPTVFLYEGQRKEVEGQDKHFQGRVEYFPEELKQGNVSIKIKKTTKADSGYYVCDHLDLQNPQLFIVQLVVVDASTQKKKKHDSII; from the exons ATGAATCATCTAGTGGatcttctgtgtttgtgtcttctgTGTTTGACCGGGAAAACACTTTGTGATAAAAACG AACCACCAGTGAACGTGGAAGAAGACAGTGATGTTGTGTTACCCTGCTCTCTCAGCACCAAGGAGGACATAGAGTTTAAACTCTTTGTCTGGAGGAAAGTTCCTCAGAAATATGAAG GTCAGAAGGAGGTGTTCATGTATGTAGAAGGCATTCACTACAACAACGGTCTAGGTGGTCAGACTGAAGAGTTCAAAGGTCGAGTCTCTCATTTTCAAGATGAACTGAAACACGGCAACGCCTCCATAACCATCAGAAATACAAAGATGGCCGACAGCGGAGTCTACAGCTGTTATTTTCCTCGTCTTCAAACACCTCAAATATTCTACATTAAGCTTGATGTTGTTG GTCGTGTTTTAAAAGACCGATCAGGGGAAAACATCCCAG GTGCGGCGCCAAAACCATTTGTCGCTATACTTGATCAAACAAAGGACCGGTCTCTGCTGCAGTGTGACGTTCACGGTGATCCAGAACCTGAAGTAGAGTGGCGGGACAGTGCTGGAAACAAACTTCCTGCAGAGACCCAGGTCGAACCAATAAGAAACCTTTTCTACGTCACTCTCAGAACTACTGTGACCCAGACCGACCGCTATCGCTGTGTGGCAACACAGAAGACCATCAGCCATCAGGTTTCTAATGAGATCTCTGTCATCACTT GGCTCTCCCCTGGATGGATTATTCTTatagttgttgctgttgttgttgctgttgttgctgttgttaatgttgttgttgttatagcTGTAGCGGTGTTTGTAAAAATGGGCTACATCACATTATATCGTATAAAAG GACCCTCCCTTGGATGGATTATTTTAATAGTTGTTCTTACTCCTGTTGCTGGTGTTCTTGCTCTAATGATGCTTGTATACAAGGGCTACATCATATTAGATCAAAAGAAAA AATTCATCAAAGTGAAAGAAGGCCGTGATGTTACTTTACCCTGTTCCCTCAGCACCAAGGAGGACCTTACGTCAAAGCGGTTTATCTGGAGGAAACGTCCGGAGGAGAGAGGTGAATGGCCAACCGTGTTCCTGTATGAAGGTCAGAGGAAAGAGGTTGAAGGTCAAGACAAACACTTCCAAGGTCGAGTCGAATATTTTCCAGAAGAACTGAAACAAGGCAACGTCTCCATAAAGATCAAAAAGACAACGAAGGCTGACAGTGGATACTACGTCTGTGATCATCTAGATCTTCAGAATCCTCAATTGTTCATCGTTCAGCTTGTTGTAGTTGATG cttcaactcagaagaagaagaaacatgaTTCAATAATCTAA
- the LOC116680395 gene encoding butyrophilin subfamily 1 member A1 isoform X3 has protein sequence MNHLVDLLCLCLLCLTGKTLCDKNEPPVNVEEDSDVVLPCSLSTKEDIEFKLFVWRKVPQKYEGWKEVFQYNAGIHYNKGRGGQSEEFKGRVSHFQDELKHGDASITIRNTKMADSGEYSCYFPNLQTPQTFYIKLVVGEPSKVIKVEEDSDVVLPCALSTKENITSGLFDWKKDPQRYEGQKEVFMYVEGIHYNNGLGGQTEEFKGRVSHFQDELKHGNASITIRNTKMADSGVYSCYFPRLQTPQIFYIKLDVVGRVLKDRSGENIPGAAPKPFVAILDQTKDRSLLQCDVHGDPEPEVEWRDSAGNKLPAETQVEPIRNLFYVTLRTTVTQTDRYRCVATQKTISHQVSNEISVITWLSPGWIILIVVAVVVAVVAVVNVVVVIAVAVFVKMGYITLYRIKGPSLGWIILIVVLTPVAGVLALMMLVYKGYIILDQKKKFIKVKEGRDVTLPCSLSTKEDLTSKRFIWRKRPEERGEWPTVFLYEGQRKEVEGQDKHFQGRVEYFPEELKQGNVSIKIKKTTKADSGYYVCDHLDLQNPQLFIVQLVVVDASTQKKKKHDSII, from the exons ATGAATCATCTAGTGGatcttctgtgtttgtgtcttctgTGTTTGACCGGGAAAACACTTTGTGATAAAAACG AACCACCAGTGAACGTGGAAGAAGACAGTGATGTTGTGTTACCCTGCTCTCTCAGCACCAAGGAGGACATAGAGTTTAAACTCTTTGTCTGGAGGAAAGTTCCTCAGAAATATGAAGGTTGGAAGGAGGTATTCCAGTATAACGCAGGCATTCATTACAACAAAGGTCGAGGTGGTCAGAGTGAAGAGTTCAAAGGTCGAGTCTCTCATTTTCAAGATGAACTGAAACACGGCGACGCCTCCATAACCATCAGAAATACAAAGATGGCCGATAGTGGAGAATACAGCTGTTACTTTCCAAATCttcaaacacctcaaactttcTACATTAAGCTTGTTGTTGGtgag CCGTCAAAGGTCATTAAAGTGGAAGAAGACAGTGATGTTGTGTTACCCTGCGCTCTCAGCACCAAGGAGAACATTACGTCTGGACTCTTTGACTGGAAGAAAGATCCTCAGAGATATGAAGGTCAGAAGGAGGTGTTCATGTATGTAGAAGGCATTCACTACAACAACGGTCTAGGTGGTCAGACTGAAGAGTTCAAAGGTCGAGTCTCTCATTTTCAAGATGAACTGAAACACGGCAACGCCTCCATAACCATCAGAAATACAAAGATGGCCGACAGCGGAGTCTACAGCTGTTATTTTCCTCGTCTTCAAACACCTCAAATATTCTACATTAAGCTTGATGTTGTTG GTCGTGTTTTAAAAGACCGATCAGGGGAAAACATCCCAG GTGCGGCGCCAAAACCATTTGTCGCTATACTTGATCAAACAAAGGACCGGTCTCTGCTGCAGTGTGACGTTCACGGTGATCCAGAACCTGAAGTAGAGTGGCGGGACAGTGCTGGAAACAAACTTCCTGCAGAGACCCAGGTCGAACCAATAAGAAACCTTTTCTACGTCACTCTCAGAACTACTGTGACCCAGACCGACCGCTATCGCTGTGTGGCAACACAGAAGACCATCAGCCATCAGGTTTCTAATGAGATCTCTGTCATCACTT GGCTCTCCCCTGGATGGATTATTCTTatagttgttgctgttgttgttgctgttgttgctgttgttaatgttgttgttgttatagcTGTAGCGGTGTTTGTAAAAATGGGCTACATCACATTATATCGTATAAAAG GACCCTCCCTTGGATGGATTATTTTAATAGTTGTTCTTACTCCTGTTGCTGGTGTTCTTGCTCTAATGATGCTTGTATACAAGGGCTACATCATATTAGATCAAAAGAAAA AATTCATCAAAGTGAAAGAAGGCCGTGATGTTACTTTACCCTGTTCCCTCAGCACCAAGGAGGACCTTACGTCAAAGCGGTTTATCTGGAGGAAACGTCCGGAGGAGAGAGGTGAATGGCCAACCGTGTTCCTGTATGAAGGTCAGAGGAAAGAGGTTGAAGGTCAAGACAAACACTTCCAAGGTCGAGTCGAATATTTTCCAGAAGAACTGAAACAAGGCAACGTCTCCATAAAGATCAAAAAGACAACGAAGGCTGACAGTGGATACTACGTCTGTGATCATCTAGATCTTCAGAATCCTCAATTGTTCATCGTTCAGCTTGTTGTAGTTGATG cttcaactcagaagaagaagaaacatgaTTCAATAATCTAA
- the LOC116680395 gene encoding butyrophilin subfamily 1 member A1 isoform X5, with amino-acid sequence MRTCFSSGGRPRQQPPVNVEEDSDVVLPCSLSTKEDIEFKLFVWRKVPQKYEGWKEVFQYNAGIHYNKGRGGQSEEFKGRVSHFQDELKHGDASITIRNTKMADSGEYSCYFPNLQTPQTFYIKLVVGEPSKVIKVEEDSDVVLPCALSTKENITSGLFDWKKDPQRYEGQKEVFMYVEGIHYNNGLGGQTEEFKGRVSHFQDELKHGNASITIRNTKMADSGVYSCYFPRLQTPQIFYIKLDVVGRVLKDRSGENIPGAAPKPFVAILDQTKDRSLLQCDVHGDPEPEVEWRDSAGNKLPAETQVEPIRNLFYVTLRTTVTQTDRYRCVATQKTISHQVSNEISVITWLSPGWIILIVVAVVVAVVAVVNVVVVIAVAVFVKMGYITLYRIKGPSLGWIILIVVLTPVAGVLALMMLVYKGYIILDQKKKFIKVKEGRDVTLPCSLSTKEDLTSKRFIWRKRPEERGEWPTVFLYEGQRKEVEGQDKHFQGRVEYFPEELKQGNVSIKIKKTTKADSGYYVCDHLDLQNPQLFIVQLVVVDASTQKKKKHDSII; translated from the exons ATGAGGACATGTTTTTCATCAGGAGGACGTCCCAGACAAC AACCACCAGTGAACGTGGAAGAAGACAGTGATGTTGTGTTACCCTGCTCTCTCAGCACCAAGGAGGACATAGAGTTTAAACTCTTTGTCTGGAGGAAAGTTCCTCAGAAATATGAAGGTTGGAAGGAGGTATTCCAGTATAACGCAGGCATTCATTACAACAAAGGTCGAGGTGGTCAGAGTGAAGAGTTCAAAGGTCGAGTCTCTCATTTTCAAGATGAACTGAAACACGGCGACGCCTCCATAACCATCAGAAATACAAAGATGGCCGATAGTGGAGAATACAGCTGTTACTTTCCAAATCttcaaacacctcaaactttcTACATTAAGCTTGTTGTTGGtgag CCGTCAAAGGTCATTAAAGTGGAAGAAGACAGTGATGTTGTGTTACCCTGCGCTCTCAGCACCAAGGAGAACATTACGTCTGGACTCTTTGACTGGAAGAAAGATCCTCAGAGATATGAAGGTCAGAAGGAGGTGTTCATGTATGTAGAAGGCATTCACTACAACAACGGTCTAGGTGGTCAGACTGAAGAGTTCAAAGGTCGAGTCTCTCATTTTCAAGATGAACTGAAACACGGCAACGCCTCCATAACCATCAGAAATACAAAGATGGCCGACAGCGGAGTCTACAGCTGTTATTTTCCTCGTCTTCAAACACCTCAAATATTCTACATTAAGCTTGATGTTGTTG GTCGTGTTTTAAAAGACCGATCAGGGGAAAACATCCCAG GTGCGGCGCCAAAACCATTTGTCGCTATACTTGATCAAACAAAGGACCGGTCTCTGCTGCAGTGTGACGTTCACGGTGATCCAGAACCTGAAGTAGAGTGGCGGGACAGTGCTGGAAACAAACTTCCTGCAGAGACCCAGGTCGAACCAATAAGAAACCTTTTCTACGTCACTCTCAGAACTACTGTGACCCAGACCGACCGCTATCGCTGTGTGGCAACACAGAAGACCATCAGCCATCAGGTTTCTAATGAGATCTCTGTCATCACTT GGCTCTCCCCTGGATGGATTATTCTTatagttgttgctgttgttgttgctgttgttgctgttgttaatgttgttgttgttatagcTGTAGCGGTGTTTGTAAAAATGGGCTACATCACATTATATCGTATAAAAG GACCCTCCCTTGGATGGATTATTTTAATAGTTGTTCTTACTCCTGTTGCTGGTGTTCTTGCTCTAATGATGCTTGTATACAAGGGCTACATCATATTAGATCAAAAGAAAA AATTCATCAAAGTGAAAGAAGGCCGTGATGTTACTTTACCCTGTTCCCTCAGCACCAAGGAGGACCTTACGTCAAAGCGGTTTATCTGGAGGAAACGTCCGGAGGAGAGAGGTGAATGGCCAACCGTGTTCCTGTATGAAGGTCAGAGGAAAGAGGTTGAAGGTCAAGACAAACACTTCCAAGGTCGAGTCGAATATTTTCCAGAAGAACTGAAACAAGGCAACGTCTCCATAAAGATCAAAAAGACAACGAAGGCTGACAGTGGATACTACGTCTGTGATCATCTAGATCTTCAGAATCCTCAATTGTTCATCGTTCAGCTTGTTGTAGTTGATG cttcaactcagaagaagaagaaacatgaTTCAATAATCTAA